A window from Exiguobacterium marinum DSM 16307 encodes these proteins:
- the queC gene encoding 7-cyano-7-deazaguanine synthase QueC, with product MQHEKALVVFSGGQDSTTCLFWAKQQFSHVEAVTFAYGQRHDAEIEVAKEIATELDVPHHILDLSLLGQLTSNALTRHDLDIDNADVPNTFVDGRNHLFLSFAAVMAKQLGMHHIVTGVCETDFSGYPDCRDQFIKSLNVTLNLAMDYPFVIDTPLMWLDKKETWALADKLGAFDYVKERTLTCYNGVIGSGCGECPACILRQNGLTAYEEVRV from the coding sequence ATGCAACACGAAAAAGCATTGGTCGTCTTTAGTGGTGGCCAAGATTCAACCACTTGCCTGTTTTGGGCAAAACAACAATTCTCTCATGTGGAGGCGGTGACGTTCGCATATGGTCAACGCCATGATGCGGAAATCGAGGTCGCAAAAGAAATTGCGACAGAACTCGATGTCCCACACCACATCCTCGATTTGTCCCTACTCGGACAACTCACATCGAATGCGCTCACGAGACACGATCTCGACATCGACAATGCGGACGTCCCAAACACGTTCGTTGATGGACGCAACCATCTATTTTTATCATTCGCGGCCGTCATGGCCAAACAACTCGGTATGCACCACATCGTGACCGGTGTATGTGAAACGGACTTTTCAGGTTACCCGGATTGCCGAGACCAATTCATCAAATCACTCAACGTGACACTCAATTTAGCGATGGATTATCCATTCGTCATCGACACACCGCTCATGTGGCTCGATAAAAAAGAAACGTGGGCACTCGCCGACAAGCTCGGTGCGTTCGACTATGTCAAAGAACGCACGCTCACTTGCTACAACGGTGTCATCGGTTCAGGTTGTGGAGAATGTCCGGCGTGTATCCTTCGCCAAAACGGACTCACAGCTTATGAGGAGGTGCGCGTATGA
- the queD gene encoding 6-carboxytetrahydropterin synthase QueD codes for MKHAPFLAPTSVESKQEGSLIYCPHRVQIVKEVTFDAAHHLFDYDGKCRALHGHTYKLQMGVSGFLDNRGMTLDFGDLKTIFKEELEPYLDHRYLNESLPYMNTTAENMCYWIFEQLATHLPNERDVRVEFVRLYETPTSYAEFRREWLVES; via the coding sequence ATGAAACATGCTCCGTTCCTCGCTCCGACAAGTGTCGAATCAAAACAAGAAGGATCGCTCATCTACTGTCCGCATCGCGTTCAAATCGTCAAAGAAGTGACGTTCGACGCGGCGCACCATCTATTTGATTATGACGGCAAATGTCGTGCCCTTCATGGTCATACGTACAAACTCCAGATGGGTGTCAGCGGCTTTCTCGACAATCGTGGGATGACACTCGACTTTGGTGACTTGAAGACCATCTTTAAAGAAGAGCTTGAGCCTTATCTCGATCATCGCTATTTGAACGAGTCACTCCCTTATATGAATACAACTGCAGAAAACATGTGCTATTGGATTTTTGAACAGTTGGCGACACACTTGCCGAATGAACGCGACGTCCGCGTCGAATTCGTCCGTTTGTATGAAACGCCGACGTCGTACGCTGAGTTCCGCCGTGAATGGTTGGTGGAATCGTGA
- the queE gene encoding 7-carboxy-7-deazaguanine synthase QueE: MVGGIVKIPVLEVFGPTFQGEGRAIGQKTMFVRTAGCDYRCSWCDSAFTWDGSEKPDMLTADEVIARLDALGMYDYVTISGGNPLLIAAMEDLVVKLKERGITLAVETQGSRYQDWITQIDDVTLSPKPPSSGMKTNWEQLDAIVERLRPEQTTFKVAVFDEVDLAYAKEVQQRYSPDVMYLSAGNPEPGADGDITDAQLRRLKQLWKDVACDPSWQSVRVLPQLHTLLYANERGV; the protein is encoded by the coding sequence ATGGTTGGTGGAATCGTGAAAATCCCTGTTCTTGAAGTGTTTGGACCGACCTTCCAAGGAGAAGGCCGCGCCATCGGACAAAAGACGATGTTCGTCCGGACCGCCGGTTGCGATTATCGCTGTTCGTGGTGCGATTCCGCCTTCACGTGGGACGGTTCAGAAAAACCGGATATGCTGACAGCAGACGAGGTGATTGCACGCCTTGACGCACTCGGTATGTATGATTACGTCACCATCTCGGGAGGCAACCCGCTCCTCATCGCGGCTATGGAAGACCTCGTCGTGAAGTTGAAAGAACGTGGCATCACATTAGCTGTCGAGACACAAGGTAGCCGCTATCAAGACTGGATCACACAAATCGACGACGTGACCCTCAGTCCGAAGCCCCCGTCGTCTGGTATGAAGACAAACTGGGAACAACTCGATGCGATCGTCGAACGGTTGCGCCCGGAGCAAACGACATTTAAAGTCGCTGTCTTTGATGAAGTGGATCTTGCCTACGCAAAAGAAGTGCAACAGCGCTACTCACCGGACGTCATGTATTTATCTGCCGGTAACCCAGAGCCGGGTGCTGATGGTGATATCACCGATGCCCAGCTTCGTCGTTTGAAACAACTGTGGAAAGACGTCGCATGCGACCCGTCTTGGCAAAGCGTCCGTGTCCTACCGCAACTACACACATTATTGTACGCCAACGAACGTGGCGTGTAA
- the queF gene encoding preQ(1) synthase: MRPEDLQDLSLLGQKSVPYIFEYTPDVLEAFPNRHPENDYFVKFNAPEFTSLCPITNQPDFATIYISYIPDEKLVESKSLKLYLFSFRNHGDFHENCINVIGKDLVKLMEPRYLEVWGKFTPRGGISIDPYYNYGKPHTKYEKMAEHRLFNHDLYPETIDNR; this comes from the coding sequence ATGAGACCAGAAGACTTACAAGACCTCTCCCTCCTCGGACAGAAGAGCGTCCCTTATATTTTTGAATACACACCGGACGTACTTGAGGCGTTCCCGAACCGTCACCCGGAGAATGATTACTTCGTCAAATTCAACGCACCGGAATTCACGTCCCTGTGCCCGATTACGAATCAACCGGACTTTGCGACAATCTACATTTCGTACATCCCGGATGAGAAGCTCGTCGAGTCGAAGTCGTTGAAACTGTACTTGTTCAGCTTCCGTAACCACGGCGACTTCCACGAGAACTGCATCAACGTCATCGGGAAAGACCTCGTCAAGTTGATGGAGCCGCGCTATCTCGAAGTGTGGGGTAAATTCACACCGCGTGGCGGCATCTCGATCGACCCATACTACAACTACGGAAAACCGCACACGAAATACGAAAAAATGGCAGAACATCGTCTGTTCAACCATGACCTCTACCCTGAGACGATCGACAATCGTTAA